Proteins co-encoded in one Quercus robur chromosome 8, dhQueRobu3.1, whole genome shotgun sequence genomic window:
- the LOC126696948 gene encoding uncharacterized protein LOC126696948 isoform X4 yields the protein MVERGRVHANFRLVIVKGKAYVEKYSEAFQTRDVFTIWGILQLLRLYPGKIPDLELMFWCGDSTRIKKRDYQGLKAKSVPPLFHYCNDDESLDIVFPDWTFWGWPELDIKPWRTTLEALKEGNKRIKWKDRKPYAFWKGNPYVSKKREELLKCNVPNKNDWNVRLYIQDWIKESKQGFKNSKLEEQCTHRYKIYIEGWTWSVSEKYILACNSMTLLVNPQYHDFFTRSLVPMQHYWPINITNNICRDLKLAVEWGNNHTDKAQKIGEAGSKFIQENLKMDFVYDYMFHLLSEYAKLLKFEPTIPPGAHEACSETMACLMDDKLWKIKKFMVESMVKTPRDELPCTMPPPL from the exons ATGGTGGAAAGAGGAAGAGTTCATGCAAATTTTAGACTTGTGATTGTGAAGGGAAAGGCTTATGTTGAGAAATATAGTGAGGCATTTCAAACTAGGGATGTCTTTACAATATGGGGAATTTTGCAACTTTTGAGGTTGTACCCTGGGAAGATACCAGATTTGGAGCTAATGTTTTGGTGTGGAGACTCGACCAGGATTAAAAAACGTGACTACCAAGGACTTAAAGCCAAGTCGGTGCCACCACTATTCCATTATTGTAacgatgatgaatcactagacATTGTCTTCCCTGATTGGACTTTCTGGGGTTG GCCTGAGCTCGATATAAAGCCATGGAGGACTACGTTGGAGGCCCTAAAAGAAGGCAATAAAAGGATCAAATGGAAAGATAGAAAACCCTATGCTTTCTGGAAAGGGAATCCATATGTGtctaaaaaaagagaagagctTTTAAAGTGCAATGTCCCTAACAAAAATGATTGGAATGTCCGTTTATATATCCAG GATTGGATAAAAGAATCTAAACAAGGATTCAAGAACTCAAAACTAGAAGAACAATGCACCCATAG atataaaatttacatAGAAGGATGGACATGGTCCGTGAGTGAAAAGTACATTCTAGCTTGCAATTCCATGACCTTGCTAGTGAATCCTCAGTACCATGACTTTTTCACAAGAAGCTTAGTGCCCATGCAACACTACTGGCCCATCAATATAACTAATAATATATGCAGAGATCTTAAGCTTGCTGTCGAATGGGGCAATAATCACACCGACAAA GCACAGAAAATTGGAGAGGCAGGAAGCAAATTCATTCAAGAGAACCTTAAAATGGACTTTGTTTATGACTAcatgtttcacttgttaagtgAATATGCAAAGCtcttgaaatttgaaccaacaATTCCTCCAGGAGCACATGAAGCCTGTTCAGAAACAATGGCATGTCTAATGGATGATAAATTATGGAAGATTAAGAAGTTCATGGTGGAGTCCATGGTAAAAACCCCTAGGGATGAACTTCCATGTACAATGCCTCCTCCTTTATGA
- the LOC126696948 gene encoding uncharacterized protein LOC126696948 isoform X3, with translation MEKGTSVHSVFWFWSQGAPLCRYFSMSPGKRWASTTIFVFFFVIGFVYWIDKSIITDANFFRTIATTISPKKSPAHVEFQLNCSNLNLTITYPTIHPVTINKKEESSPVACPAYTRWIHEDLQPWKSTGITRDMVERGRVHANFRLVIVKGKAYVEKYSEAFQTRDVFTIWGILQLLRLYPGKIPDLELMFWCGDSTRIKKRDYQGLKAKSVPPLFHYCNDDESLDIVFPDWTFWGWPELDIKPWRTTLEALKEGNKRIKWKDRKPYAFWKGNPYVSKKREELLKCNVPNKNDWNVRLYIQDWIKESKQGFKNSKLEEQCTHRHRKLERQEANSFKRTLKWTLFMTTCFTC, from the exons atggagaagggaactagtGTTCATTCGGTTTTCTGGTTTTGGTCACAAGGAGCTCCATTGTGTCGTTATTTTTCGATGTCTCCTGGGAAGAGATGGGCCTCCACAACTATtttcgtcttcttctttgttatcGGCTTCGTCTATTGGATTGACAAG tctATCATAACAGATGCCAACTTCTTTAGGACAATTGCAACCACAATAAGTCCTAAAAAGTCCCCTGCCCATGTTGAGTTCCAACTCAATTGCTCCAATTTGAACTTAACAATAACATACCCAACCATTCACCCGGTGACAATTAATAAGAAAGAGGAATCATCCCCTGTGGCATGTCCGGCTTACACCCGGTGGATCCACGAAGATCTACAGCCATGGAAGAGTACCGGAATCACAAGGGACATGGTGGAAAGAGGAAGAGTTCATGCAAATTTTAGACTTGTGATTGTGAAGGGAAAGGCTTATGTTGAGAAATATAGTGAGGCATTTCAAACTAGGGATGTCTTTACAATATGGGGAATTTTGCAACTTTTGAGGTTGTACCCTGGGAAGATACCAGATTTGGAGCTAATGTTTTGGTGTGGAGACTCGACCAGGATTAAAAAACGTGACTACCAAGGACTTAAAGCCAAGTCGGTGCCACCACTATTCCATTATTGTAacgatgatgaatcactagacATTGTCTTCCCTGATTGGACTTTCTGGGGTTG GCCTGAGCTCGATATAAAGCCATGGAGGACTACGTTGGAGGCCCTAAAAGAAGGCAATAAAAGGATCAAATGGAAAGATAGAAAACCCTATGCTTTCTGGAAAGGGAATCCATATGTGtctaaaaaaagagaagagctTTTAAAGTGCAATGTCCCTAACAAAAATGATTGGAATGTCCGTTTATATATCCAG GATTGGATAAAAGAATCTAAACAAGGATTCAAGAACTCAAAACTAGAAGAACAATGCACCCATAG GCACAGAAAATTGGAGAGGCAGGAAGCAAATTCATTCAAGAGAACCTTAAAATGGACTTTGTTTATGACTAcatgtttcacttgttaa
- the LOC126696948 gene encoding uncharacterized protein LOC126696948 isoform X5 codes for MSKGKEKVSGSKQFRWLPPMHEMMLKILTEEAGKGNKPSNTFRAGSFALVAKEITAHFGVECHPVFVENRMRTLRSMWATIQELRKKSGFGWDENLKMITCDAKTYQEEVMAHRKHAEYLNKKIEFYDELAIVVGKDTATGAFAKSGVDIENEPDNGDNGDSAEFVADNVDECVVEKGKNVNESSTTGSGISKSRKRGRAASTADDSVLTDLSGQLKEIAVALKEINRGPVDYTTLYNEVMAMMADGYSEDMLATAFDHLCENEKTARGFLAKNARLRKLWLDGYFFSQI; via the exons ATGTCAAAGGGTAAGGAAAAGGTTAGCGGCAGCAAGCAATTTAGGTGGCTGCCACCTATGCATGAGATGATGCTAAAGATATTAACAGAGGAGGCTGGAAAGGGCAATAAGCCCTCTAATACTTTTAGGGCCGGCTCCTTTGCTCTTGTAGCGAAGGAGATAACGGCCCATTTCGGGGTTGAGTGCCACCCTGTATTTGTGGAGAACCGGATGCGGACTCTAAGGTCCATGTGGGCAACTATTCAAGAGCTTAGAAAGAAGAGTGGATTCGGTTGGGATGAAAATCTGAAAATGATAACGTGTGATGCTAAAACCTACCAAGAAGAAGTTATG GCACATCGGAAGCATGCCGAGTAtctgaacaaaaaaattgagttttacgaTGAATTAGCGATTGTGGTGGGGAAGGATACAGCCACAGGTGCCTTTGCTAAGTCTGGAGTGGATATCGAAAATGAGCCAGATAATGGGGATAATGGGGATAGTGCAGAGTTTGTGGCAGATAATGTGGATGAATGTGTGGTTGAAAAGGGGAAGAACGTAAATGAATCATCCACCACTGGGTCGGGAATTTCCAAGTCCCGCAAAAGAGGGCGTGCAGCTTCTACTGCTGATGATAGTGTGCTGACTGATCTGTCTGGTCAGCTGAAGGAAATAGCTGTCGCTCTAAAAGAAATTAATCGGGGCCCGGTAGATTACACAACTTTGTATAATGAGGTAATGGCTATGATGGCGGATGGATATAGCGAAGATATGCTCGCTACTGCCTTCGACCATCTTTGTGAGAATGAGAAGACGGCACGTGGATTTTTAGCAAAGAATGCTAGGTTGAGGAAGTTGTGGTTAGAtggttattttttctcacaaatttgA
- the LOC126696948 gene encoding uncharacterized protein LOC126696948 isoform X2: MKKKTKAAILASVASVLLVGVALLKKLRRRRRDLPRAPYVNHAAEREEYINSVLHGSERHCVNQLRMKPIAFHHLCHALTEGEHVRPTVHMSVTEQVFIFLHIIGHNVRFRVMGGRIYRSTETVHRYFKVVLRGVLKLYRALIRLRSEDTPPEIRNSRRFYPYFKDCVGAIDGTHIRASVPPEIQGRFRGRKDGTTQNVLAAISFDLKFTYVLAGWEGSAHDSRVLNDAFARPGGFSIPNGKFYLGDAGYGNKNGILSPYRSVRYHLKEFSDRPPENAQELFNLRHSSLRTTIERGFGVVKKRFRVLDAEPYWSFPTQVKVVLACCVVHNHIMGVEPNDHIMEDAMNQVELSDHQEETQSRRESVEDSRSWNAKRDEICQAMWSDYIRSGE, from the exons atgaagaaaaaaaccaaagccgCAATTCTTGCATCAGTTGCATCTGTCCTCCTTGTGGGGGTTGCATTGTTAAAGAAATTACGACGTAGACGTAGAGATCTGCCTAGGGCGCCTTATGTTAACCATGCCGCCGAGAGAGAGGAATACATAAATAGTGTTTTGCATGGAAGTGAGAGACATTGTGTGAATCAACTTAGGATGAAGCCTATAGCTTTCCACCACTTATGTCACGCCCTCACCGAGGGGGAGCACGTACGTCCGACTGTTCACATGTCTGTTACGGAGCAAGTGTTCATTTTCTTGCACATTATTGGTCATAATGTGAGGTTTCGTGTAATGGGTGGTCGGATCTATAGATCAACTGAGACTGTTCATAGATACTTCAAAGTTGTCCTTAGGGGGGTCCTGAAATTATATAGAGCTCTAATAAGACTGCGTAGCGAAGATACACCTCCAGAGATAAGGAATAGCAGAAGGTTTTacccatattttaag GATTGTGTTGGAGCAATAGATGGTACACATATTCGTGCATCTGTGCCACCTGAAATACAAGGAAGATTTCGTGGTCGCAAAGATGGAACCACGCAAAATGTGTTAGCTGCCATTAGTTTCGACTTAAAGTTCACTTATGTGTTGGCTGGATGGGAAGGCAGTGCACATGATTCACGTGTATTAAATGATGCATTTGCTAGGCCAGGGGGATTTTCAATTCCCAATG gtaaattttatcttggtgatgctggatatggtaataaaaatggaatattgTCACCATATCGGAGTGTACGATATCACTTGAAAGAGTTTAGTGATCGTCCTCCTGAGAATGCGCAAGAATTGTTCAATCTCCGACACTCTTCATTGAGAACTACCATTGAGCGAGGGTTTGGAGTGGTGAAAAAACGTTTTCGAGTGTTGGATGCAGAACCATATTGGTCTTTCCCAACCCAAGTGAAAGTAGTGTTAGCGTGTTGTGTggttcataatcacattatgGGGGTTGAACCAAATGACCATATTATGGAAGATGCAATGAACCAAGTAGAGCTTAGTGACCACCAAGAAGAAACACAGTCTCGTCGGGAGTCCGTCGAAGATAGTAGATCATGGAATGCTAAGAGAGATGAGATATGTCAAGCCATGTGGTCTGATTATATCAGGAGTGGAGAGTAG
- the LOC126696948 gene encoding uncharacterized protein LOC126696948 isoform X1, which yields MEKGTSVHSVFWFWSQGAPLCRYFSMSPGKRWASTTIFVFFFVIGFVYWIDKMKKKTKAAILASVASVLLVGVALLKKLRRRRRDLPRAPYVNHAAEREEYINSVLHGSERHCVNQLRMKPIAFHHLCHALTEGEHVRPTVHMSVTEQVFIFLHIIGHNVRFRVMGGRIYRSTETVHRYFKVVLRGVLKLYRALIRLRSEDTPPEIRNSRRFYPYFKDCVGAIDGTHIRASVPPEIQGRFRGRKDGTTQNVLAAISFDLKFTYVLAGWEGSAHDSRVLNDAFARPGGFSIPNGKFYLGDAGYGNKNGILSPYRSVRYHLKEFSDRPPENAQELFNLRHSSLRTTIERGFGVVKKRFRVLDAEPYWSFPTQVKVVLACCVVHNHIMGVEPNDHIMEDAMNQVELSDHQEETQSRRESVEDSRSWNAKRDEICQAMWSDYIRSGE from the exons atggagaagggaactagtGTTCATTCGGTTTTCTGGTTTTGGTCACAAGGAGCTCCATTGTGTCGTTATTTTTCGATGTCTCCTGGGAAGAGATGGGCCTCCACAACTATtttcgtcttcttctttgttatcGGCTTCGTCTATTGGATTGACAAG atgaagaaaaaaaccaaagccgCAATTCTTGCATCAGTTGCATCTGTCCTCCTTGTGGGGGTTGCATTGTTAAAGAAATTACGACGTAGACGTAGAGATCTGCCTAGGGCGCCTTATGTTAACCATGCCGCCGAGAGAGAGGAATACATAAATAGTGTTTTGCATGGAAGTGAGAGACATTGTGTGAATCAACTTAGGATGAAGCCTATAGCTTTCCACCACTTATGTCACGCCCTCACCGAGGGGGAGCACGTACGTCCGACTGTTCACATGTCTGTTACGGAGCAAGTGTTCATTTTCTTGCACATTATTGGTCATAATGTGAGGTTTCGTGTAATGGGTGGTCGGATCTATAGATCAACTGAGACTGTTCATAGATACTTCAAAGTTGTCCTTAGGGGGGTCCTGAAATTATATAGAGCTCTAATAAGACTGCGTAGCGAAGATACACCTCCAGAGATAAGGAATAGCAGAAGGTTTTacccatattttaag GATTGTGTTGGAGCAATAGATGGTACACATATTCGTGCATCTGTGCCACCTGAAATACAAGGAAGATTTCGTGGTCGCAAAGATGGAACCACGCAAAATGTGTTAGCTGCCATTAGTTTCGACTTAAAGTTCACTTATGTGTTGGCTGGATGGGAAGGCAGTGCACATGATTCACGTGTATTAAATGATGCATTTGCTAGGCCAGGGGGATTTTCAATTCCCAATG gtaaattttatcttggtgatgctggatatggtaataaaaatggaatattgTCACCATATCGGAGTGTACGATATCACTTGAAAGAGTTTAGTGATCGTCCTCCTGAGAATGCGCAAGAATTGTTCAATCTCCGACACTCTTCATTGAGAACTACCATTGAGCGAGGGTTTGGAGTGGTGAAAAAACGTTTTCGAGTGTTGGATGCAGAACCATATTGGTCTTTCCCAACCCAAGTGAAAGTAGTGTTAGCGTGTTGTGTggttcataatcacattatgGGGGTTGAACCAAATGACCATATTATGGAAGATGCAATGAACCAAGTAGAGCTTAGTGACCACCAAGAAGAAACACAGTCTCGTCGGGAGTCCGTCGAAGATAGTAGATCATGGAATGCTAAGAGAGATGAGATATGTCAAGCCATGTGGTCTGATTATATCAGGAGTGGAGAGTAG